One part of the Rutidosis leptorrhynchoides isolate AG116_Rl617_1_P2 chromosome 1, CSIRO_AGI_Rlap_v1, whole genome shotgun sequence genome encodes these proteins:
- the LOC139869157 gene encoding protein ALP1-like yields the protein MGSSDDDKDGADGNCSSNRPKRSFGNGKKFVDDVLNGENELCVDNFRMDKHVFYKLCDILQAKGLLRHTNRIKIEEQLAIFMFIIGHNLRTRAVQDLFKYSGETISRHFNNVLNAIIAISLDFFKPPSSEIPPEIRNDPRFFPYFMDCVGAVNGIHLPVMVGVDEQGPFRNKNGVLSQSVLAACSFDMKFHYVLAGWEGSAPDLKVLSSALTRKNKLEVPEGKYFLLDFKYANIPGFIAPYLGTQYGLLASENGFQPQDAKDLFNQRHSLLRSLTDRTFGALKERFPILMSAPSYPLPTQVKLVVAACAIHNYIREEKPDDSIFKMYENEDIVSHLEESMMTQPLDFEKPDMLMYSENQMMDVNVPFDDHQIERSSQLRDTIADEIWNDYVHDFPINEVL from the exons ATGGGGAGTTCTGATGATGATAAAGATGGTGCAGATGGTAATTGCAGTAGTAATAGACCTAAGCGTAGCTTTGGTAATGGTAAAAAGTTTGTAGATGATGTTCTCAATGGAGAAAATGAACTTTGTGTAGATAATTTTCGTATGGACAAACATGTTTTTTATAAGCTGTGTGACATATTACAAGCCAAAGGTTTACTACGCCACACTAACCGAATAAAGATCGAGGAACAGTTAGCCATATTTATGTTCATAATTGGCCATAACCTACGAACTCGTGCAGTACAAGATCTGTTCAAGTATTCAGGGGAGACCATTAGTCGCCATTTTAATAACGTTCTTAATGCCATCATTGCCATTTCTTTAGATTTTTTTAAGCCTCCAAGTTCTGAAATTCCTCCAGAAATTCGAAACGATCCGCGATTTTTCCCTTATTTTATG GATTGTGTTGGAGCTGTTAATGGCATACATTTGCCAGTGATGGTTGGTGTAGATGAACAAGGACCTTTCCGGAATAAAAATGGCGTTCTTTCACAAAGTGTTCTGGCTGCTTGTTCATTTGATATGAAGTTTCATTATGTTCTAGCTGGTTGGGAAGGTTCAGCGCCAGATTTAAAAGTTCTTAGTTCAGCTCTTACAAGGAAAAATAAGCTTGAAGTCCCTGAAG GTAAATACTTTCTATtggatttcaaatatgcaaatattCCCGGGTTCATTGCTCCATATTTAGGAACTCAATACGGGTTACTTGCATCTGAAAACGGGTTCCAACCACAGGATGCTAAAGACCTGTTCAATCAACGTCACTCATTGTTAAGAAGCTTGACCGATAGAACATTTGGTGCGCTAAAAGAACGGTTCCCTATACTGATGTCAGCGCCTTCTTATCCTTTACCAACACAAGTTAAGTTAGTGGTTGCAGCATGTGCCATACATAACTATATTCGTGAAGAGAAGCCAGATGACTCCATTTTCAAAATGTATGAGAATGAAGATATTGTTTCACATTTGGAGGAATCAATGATGACTCAGCCACTCGATTTTGAAAAGCCGGATATGTTGATGTATTCGGAGAATCAAATGATGGATGTAAATGTCCCGTTTGACGATCATCAAATAGAACGTTCATCACAATTGCGTGACACCATTGCTGATGAGATATGGAATGATTATGTTCATGACTTTCCAATCAATGAAGTATTATAG